A segment of the Anopheles cruzii chromosome 2, idAnoCruzAS_RS32_06, whole genome shotgun sequence genome:
CACCGCGACTTCGACGCGCCCGACGGATGTGCCGCTTGAGTTCAATTGAACCGTGGACGACTTTTATCGATGCCTCGTTTTGGATCGACACGCACTTGTAAAACTGGGCCACCGAGCACGGGCCCTCTCCGATGTTCCGGAATTTAATTTGTTGTACGCTCAAAGGTCGCGGTTGATACGGCTTCTTCGACCGACCCGATAAGGGACCGATTCGGTGCGATAGTACGCAGCGATCTAATTTTCAGATATTTCCGATGGCCTCCGAACTCTAAGCCTGAGtgtggcgacgacgaagagctACCGCCAAGGCCTACCGTAGCCTTCAGTCGGTTGTCGGATGTCAGTAAGAACACGCTGACAAGGAACATGTCCGACAAAGGTCGGGTGTTGGAAGTGTAGATAAAAAAGAAGGGAGTGAGCAAATATTTGACGGATTCTTCGAGCCAGGTGCCGTACGCTTAGAAGAGCGGCAGAGAGTCAAGTCGGTGTAGGCCTAGGTAAACATCTTGCCTGCATCATCCGCTACGGAAGACTCGGTCCCTGTGTCATGTGACGTTGACCGGGTTGTTTGCGCTAAACTACGTTGGACTTCCTGACAATATGCTAGAGGTAATCTCACACATCTGTTGTCCTCTTAATCGTTTACAAGATCCATTCCATATTCGCAACCATGCCTAGAGTCATTAATACGGTTGGTTTAACTACGGCGCCACTGGCACCACTTCAAGTCAATGACAAACTGCGTTACAGCAACACCTTACGGTGATTGTtacaacaaaatggcaccatTTAATCCCAGCCGGTAATGAGCGTTTACCAACGGCTGAACCATAAAGCAGCCACCGGTCGGCTACTGTCCGTTTATctgccgctgcgctgcgcttgATAAGCGTCCCTTGTACGAGTGATTGCAATGATTGCGGCAATAGCCGGCCATATATCAGCAAATCACggtccgaaaccgaaaagaaaacacatgCACATTTCCGCACCCGGATGGGGATGCGGGCCAAGAACCCTGGCCAGCGCAAGAGCGGTTACGCGTGTGCTGATAAGACGGCGAATGGCGTTGGTTGGCCTTAGGCCGAGCAGGGTACTGGTTCCAAACTGACTTGCTTTGCTGGGTACTTTCAGAAAACAGCAATGAATCGATCAACGCTCGACTTTATTTCGGTCTTTCTGGCCGAACTCATCGGCACCgggctgctggtgatgctCGGTTGCATGGGGTGCGTCTCCGGACTGGGCCACACACCGTCCCACTTTGAGCTGTGCATCAACTTCGGTCTCGTGGTGATGATCATCGTGCAGGTCTTTGGCTGCGTATCCGGTGCCCACCTGAACCCCGCCGTGACAGCCGGAGCCTGGGTCTACGAGCTGGTGTCAACGAAGGTACGTGGATCGCAACGCATCCTCATGAGTGGCTCTGAGAACAACGTCCCCTTTGTGTGTGCCCCACTTTAGATGGCCCTGGCATACGTTGCCGCGCAGTGTATCGGCGGCTTCATGGGCTACGGTGTCCTCAAGATACTTACCCCGGCGGCAGTATTCGATCTCGCTAAAGAGAACGGAGCTGGGTTCTGCGTGACGCAGCCGAACGGTCTTATCAGCCACCTGCAAGCGACCGGCATCGAGTTTGTGGCCACGATGGTACTCATCTTGGTGTGCTGCGGTGTCTGGGATCCGCGCAACGCCAAACATCACGATTCGGTGGCACTGAAGTTCGGTTTCACCGTCGGagcgctggcggtggcggcggtaagTTAAGAACAGGACGTTAGAGGTGGTTCAGAAACTCACAGATAGTTCCATTTTTCCGACAGGGTCCCTACACCGGCGCCAGCATGAACCCGGCCCGTTCGCTCGGTCCCGTCCTGTGGAACGGTGACTACAATGCCCACTGGATCTACTGGGTCGGCCCGCTGAGCGCTGCCTTCTTGACCGCGTTCGCCTACAAAGCCGTCTTCCGGCGGGAAGTCGCCGTGGAGCCACTGAACCACGAGCTAGCCGCTTTGAacacggaaaaataaaatcccgTGTACGCTGCCATCCGAGCAAGCCGCACGCATCATATACTCTCTTCTCAGTAGACACAGAAGCGCGCTTTCCTTGCGCGTACAATCTTACTCCAGAGCAGCTGAACCTTAAGATACGTCGCTGGTGGCATGCCGCGTGCGATGTAAACTCAATATGGATTGTCTAGTTTTATAAGACCACTCCCTTTTACCAATAAACACTACAAGATAAGTTCCAAACACAAAACCCTCGACGCCGATTACTTCACTAAGTAGGCTCCGGATGTAAGTGTCATTCTACTGTCATCTTTACTGTCATCTTCAACCGATCCGAGCATACAAATTTGTGATGTATCCTGCGCCGCTCGTTGGTGGTTTGAAACGGAACGGCTACCATCTTGGCCCAAAGATAGGCAGCGGTAACTACTCCACCGTACGACTGGCGACGCATATCGGTCGTGATGGTAAGAATAAGCTTTGGGCTTGCAAAATCGTCGACCTGGCCAAGTGCAGCGAACAGACGAGGGAAAAGTTCTTTCCGCGCGAGCTGGACATTATGACGCGCGTCAAACATCCTCACCTACTGAGGGTGCATTGTGTGGTGCGATGCAACGAGTGCGTCTACATATTTATGCCGTACGCCCGGCGTGGAGATCTCTTCCAGTACATCAACAAGCATGGACCGTTGCGGGAGCCTCAAGCAAAGGAATGGTTCGCGCAGCTCCTGCAGGCCGTCCACTATCTCCACTCGAACGGCATCGCGCATCGGGACGTAAAGTGTGAAAATCTGATgatcaccgacgacggcaagctgctgctgggggaTTTCGGTTTCGCCAAACAATGCTGGTCAGTGGAGCCGCCCGCCAGCTGCGGCACACGGCACCATTGGTCGGAAACGTTCTGCGGTTCGGCCTCCTACGCCGCTCCGGAGGTGATCACCGGACAACGGTACGACCCGATGGTGGCCGACCTCTGGTCGATGGGTATCGTGCTGTTTATGATGCTCAACGGTGCGCTCCCATTCCGCGAGCCGAACATGAAACAATTGGTCAAACTACAAACCGAACGACGCTACTGCTTCGAACCTCTGCTACCGAAGACTCCTTCGGCCGCCGCTAAGGCGACGATCGACCATCTGCTTCATCCTGATCCGGCGCAAAGAATTCAGATGGGCGCGTTGAGGAAGCTGAGCTGGGTAACGGGAAGCCCCCGGCACACCAAATGAAGCCACTCTAAGGCAGAACCAACCGCTTTTTTGCCAATTTGAAACATTACCGGAACTGTTCAATAATACACCGCTCAAAATAATACTCGTTTCGATCTATTCATTGCTCTCTTTTAATAATTCCATTTAACAGCTTCTGGGAGAAAGCTACACTTTCGTACTTCATCATACAGATTTAAGACTtagcgaaaaaaaggagttCAATGGGGATTCTGCCCTTGTTTCAGTATTTCATCTTGTACAACGTGTATCGACGACACCCCTGGAGGGCGCACTTTCGCAACTTCGTCAGTGTGGTGTCATTCCAAACCCACCACAATACTAATCCGTTCACGTAAAGCTATACTATTCTGTACTAAAAGGAAGAACTGACGAAAAGCGGGCCACCAGAAGGAGGAGGGCATAGGTCAGAAACAAACAGTCCACGCCACGTCCTTGCTTACTCTTACTCTGTTTTCATCGGTCCATACTCGGGATatgtggcggtggcgaacAAAACCCGGCCATTTTGAACGACTCGTCCTTACTaatgtaacaaaacaaaaaggaaaagaaaacatgttCCTATCAGTCTAAAGCGACCATCGCCGGACACGTTgtgccagcgcgcgcgcccctaGAATACCCCAAAATCACGTCTCACGGCTTTGCGCTCGAAACCTAACCTCTAACCGAAAGTAATGAATTGAATGAATCCGTTGGGGCATACGATTATTGTACCATTCAGCCTACAGAAAACAAAGAACCAAAACCGCCCTTCGGAACCGGTGGAAGCAAAATAATAGCTTCGAAGGCGACCGCCTTGcattttcgtgtgtttttaaGCTTTAACCTCCTACGGGAAAGTAATTTTACGGCGCGTGATTCAAATTTGGCGCCAGGTTTTCATGCAAATAAGCGGTTTCTGTTTGCGATTCTCGCTGCTCGCGTTAACTCTACAAATATTTAGcatttgcgtttgttttctttcgcccactttttcattccgtttttcTCTCTAAAAAATCGCTTCCTTTAGCTGCGTCCTTCTATAGTCCcctttgtgtgtctgtgtatgtTCATTCAAGTTCTGTACAAACACTGTTTGCAGTGTGCCTTTGCTTCGTTTGTCTCGTCGCTGTAGTCGCGCCAACCTTCCTAACCAACTATTTATGAACTAACTTTTTACATTTCTTGTCAACCGACCGCCGATTGGCTTGCGCTCGCCTTGGTTGGTgtgttcttctttctttccttttctcgATCGCCTTGTAGCCGCCCGGACTTTGAAACTCTCTTTCTATTCATTTTTGTTCCCTCTTCTACGttgcttcatcttcatcgcTG
Coding sequences within it:
- the LOC128278677 gene encoding aquaporin-like; this translates as MALVQVHASRGTGKIVSPPPTRAETMTTAKTKGTYQPQRQQRQSGGPSVASSADGYQCARSFELGSSATSPSRCKSSVPRERSLPSDWVLPPELPLVLRPRVGLPFTPFTKTAMNRSTLDFISVFLAELIGTGLLVMLGCMGCVSGLGHTPSHFELCINFGLVVMIIVQVFGCVSGAHLNPAVTAGAWVYELVSTKMALAYVAAQCIGGFMGYGVLKILTPAAVFDLAKENGAGFCVTQPNGLISHLQATGIEFVATMVLILVCCGVWDPRNAKHHDSVALKFGFTVGALAVAAGPYTGASMNPARSLGPVLWNGDYNAHWIYWVGPLSAAFLTAFAYKAVFRREVAVEPLNHELAALNTEK
- the LOC128268226 gene encoding testis-specific serine/threonine-protein kinase 6-like, whose product is MYPAPLVGGLKRNGYHLGPKIGSGNYSTVRLATHIGRDGKNKLWACKIVDLAKCSEQTREKFFPRELDIMTRVKHPHLLRVHCVVRCNECVYIFMPYARRGDLFQYINKHGPLREPQAKEWFAQLLQAVHYLHSNGIAHRDVKCENLMITDDGKLLLGDFGFAKQCWSVEPPASCGTRHHWSETFCGSASYAAPEVITGQRYDPMVADLWSMGIVLFMMLNGALPFREPNMKQLVKLQTERRYCFEPLLPKTPSAAAKATIDHLLHPDPAQRIQMGALRKLSWVTGSPRHTK